Proteins encoded within one genomic window of Gallus gallus isolate bGalGal1 chromosome 1, bGalGal1.mat.broiler.GRCg7b, whole genome shotgun sequence:
- the RPS3 gene encoding 40S ribosomal protein S3 → MAVQISKKRKFVADGIFKAELNEFLTRELAEDGYSGVEVRVTPTRTEIIILATRTQNVLGEKGRRIRELTAVVQKRFGFPEGSVELYAEKVATRGLCAIAQAESLRYKLLGGLAVRRACYGVLRFIMESGAKGCEVVVSGKLRGQRAKSMKFVDGLMIHSGDPVNYYVDTAVRHVLLRQGVLGIKVKIMLPWDPSGKIGPKKPLPDHVSIVEPKEEILPTTPISEQKGGKPEQPAMPQPVPTA, encoded by the exons ATGGCGGTGCAGATCTCCAAGAAGCGCAAG TTTGTCGCTGATGGCATCTTCAAAGCTGAACTGAATGAGTTTCTGACTCGTGAACTGGCTGAAGATGGGTACTCTGGAGTAGAAGTCCGGGTCACTCCAACCAGGACTGAGATTATCATACTTGCCACCAG aaCCCAGAATGTGCTGGGTGAAAAGGGACGCCGCATCCGGGAGCTGACGGCTGTTGTGCAGAAGAGGTTTGGCTTCCCTGAGGGAAGTGTCGAG CTCTATGCCGAGAAGGTGGCCACCAGAGGTCTGTGTGCCATCGCCCAGGCAGAGTCCCTGAGGTACAAGCTTCTGGGAGGCTTAGCAGTGCGTCG GGCCTGCTACGGTGTCCTCCGCTTCATCATGGAGAGCGGTGCCAAGGGCTGTGAGGTGGTTGTGTCTGGCAAACTCAGGGGTCAGCGTGCCAAGTCCATGAAGTTTGTGGATGGTTTGATGATCCACAGTGGAGACCCAGTGAATTACTACGTCGACACAGCTGTGCGTCACGTCCTGCTCCGGCAAG GTGTACTTGGAATCAAAGTAAAAATTATGTTGCCATGGGACCCAAGTGGAAAGATTGGCCCCAAAAAGCCTCTTCCAGATCATGTCAGCATTGTGGAACCCAAAGAAGAGATCTTGCCCACCACCCCCATTTCAGAGCAGAAGGGTGGCAAACCAGAACAGCCAGCCATGCCGCAGCCAGTTCCCACTGCCTGA
- the SERPINH1 gene encoding serpin H1 isoform X1, translating to MQIFLVLALCGLAAAVPSEDRKLSDKATTLADRSTTLAFNLYHAMAKDKNMENILLSPVVVASSLGLVSLGGKATTASQAKAVLSADKLNDDYVHSGLSELLNEVSNSTARNVTWKIGNRLYGPASINFADDFVKNSKKHYNYEHSKINFRDKRSALKSINEWAAQTTDGKLPEVTKDVEKTDGALIVNAMFFKPHWDEKFHHKMVDNRGFMVTRSYTVGVPMMHRTGLYNYYDDEAEKLQVVEMPLAHKLSSMIFIMPNHVEPLERVEKLLNREQLKTWASKMKKRSVAISLPKVVLEVSHDLQKHLADLGLTEAIDKTKADLSKISGKKDLYLSNVFHAAALEWDTDGNPYDADIYGREEMRNPKLFYADHPFIFMIKDSKTNSILFIGRLVRPKGDKMRDEL from the exons atgcagatttttctgGTCCTCGCTCTCTGCGGCCTTGCAGCAGCCGTGCCCTCGGAGGACAGGAAGCTGAGCGACAAGGCAACAACGTTGGCCGACCGCAGCACAACGTTGGCCTTCAACCTCTACCATGCCATGGCCAAAGACAAGAACATGGAGAACATCCTGCTGTCTCCCGTGGTCGTGGCTTCTTCCCTGGGCCTCGTGTCCCTTGGGGGCAAGGCTACAACTGCCTCCCAAGCCAAGGCCGTGCTCAGCGCAGACAAGCTGAATGATGACTATGTGCACAGCGGGCTGTCGGAGCTCCTCAATGAGGTGAGCAACAGCACAGCCCGTAATGTTACCTGGAAGATCGGCAACCGCTTGTATGGCCCTGCCTCCATCAACTTTGCCGATGACTTCGTGAAGAACAGCAAGAAACACTACAACTATGAGCACTCCAAGATCAACTTTCGGGACAAGAGGAGCGCCCTGAAATCCATCAACGAGTGGGCAGCCCAGACCACAGATGGGAAACTCCCAGAAGTCACAAAGGATGTTGAGAAAACTGATGGAGCCCTTATTGTCAACGCCATGTTCTTCAAGC ctcacTGGGATGAGAAGTTCCATCATAAGATGGTGGATAACCGTGGCTTCATGGTGACCCGCTCCTACACGGTGGGCGTTCCAATGATGCATCGTACAG GTCTCTACAATTACTATGATGATGAGGCAGAGAAGCTTCAGGTGGTAGAAATGCCACTGGCTCATAAGCTCTCCAGCATGATCTTTATCATGCCAAACCACGTGGAGCCTCTGGAGAGGGTTGAGAAACTGCTGAACAGGGAACAGCTAAAGACCTGGGCCAGCAAGATGAAGAAGAGATCTGTGGCCATCTCACTGCCTAAGGTCGTCCTGGAAGTCAGCCATGACCTTCAG AAACACTTGGCTGATCTGGGCCTGACGGAAGCCATTGACAAAACCAAGGCTGACCTGTCAAAGATCTCTGGCAAGAAAGATCTTTACTTATCCAACGTCTTCCATGCCGCTGCTCTTGAATGGGACACAGATGGGAACCCCTATGATGCTGACATCTACGGCCGAGAGGAGATGAGGAACCCCAAGCTCTTCTACGCTGACCACCCCTTCATCTTCATGATCAAGGACAGCAAAACCAACTCCATTCTCTTCATTGGCAGGCTCGTCAGGCCCAAAGGAGACAAGATGCGTGATGAGTTGTAG